The Bacteroidetes Order II. bacterium DNA segment CTCGTTCTTCGTTATCCGTGAAAATTTTCCCCTCTTTATCCGCAAATATCCCCTTGCGCTTGAAGTAGAAATTATTGTCCATAAAATACACCTGAAGCCGAATTCCAGGAATGGACGCAACCTTCACTGCAAAACTTTCGGAACGGTTTCCAATCTGTATGCTTGTACCCGAAAGACGGATCACCTCGTGTAAACGATTCTTTCGCTCACTTATTGTGCCATAGCGGGGCATCATGATTCGGATTTCATAGTTACCCAGATCGTTGAGGTATTCGGGCAACTGCCGGAGAAGTTCTGCATTAACGGTATGCTGAACAAAAGGCTTTACCTCGCCGGAGACAAAGAGTATCTTCATGTAGGTCTAAATCCTTTTTGGATTGAACAAATATGACGCGCTGGGTGAAAAACACGTCCGAAAGTGGTCAACAAACGGCAAGCCGGGGTTGTGAGGTTTTTGGGCAGTACGTAATGGCGGAGTACTTGCGTGGCCAACATGCTGAATGGTAGGTTTTTTTATAAGATAAGAATATAAGAAAAATATGTACTTTGTTCAAGTGAAGTACTTCCCCGTCATTTGTTTTGCACCTAAGAACGCAAATCAAAAAAAAGTTTTACACAATCCTCACGACCTTTTTGGTTTTCGGGCCGTAAGTCCATATACTTCTTAGAACTTTTCTGATCCCTGTTGCTTATGAAACGTCCTGCTATGTCATTACCAGATGCTCCGCTTATTCTTTTTGACGGCGTTTGTAATTTGTGCAACGCTTCCATTCAATTTATTATTGACCGAGACCGGAAAGGCTTGTTCCGGTTTGCCTCTTTGCAATCCGATCTTGGTTTCTCGCTCCGTAAATCTTTTGATCTTGCCTCCGAGGAAGTTGATTCGGTCATCCTGATTATGGAGGGGCGGGCCTTTACCCATTCCGACGCTGCGCTAACCATTGCCAAGTATTTGGATGGTGCTTGGCCAATGCTTTTTGGTCTTATCGTATTGCCACGTTTTATCCGGGATGGGATATATCGTTTTATCGCCCGGAATCGCTATAAATGGTTTGGCAAGCGCGAACATTGCCGTATCCCTACTCCTGAACTACGGGCACGTTTTTTAGGATAAGTCCTTGATAATTATGCAGACAGTTTATTATCCATTAAACCGGATGGTTTGAATGGGATCTATTTTGGAGGCAAAACGTGCTGGAAAGTACGAAGCCACCACACATAAGAGCAATGCGAAAAGGGGGACTATAACAAAATCTACACCACTCAGTTCAATGGGTGCAGTATCCATAAAATAGGACTCCACCGGAAGCGGGATGAGGTGAAAACGTAGTTGCAACATGGCCAGCCCCCAAGCCAATGCCATGCCTAGGCCCGAACCCACCATGCCAATCATCACACCCAGCGTTAAAAATAAGCGGCGAATATGCTTTCCCGAAGCTCCAAGGCTTTGCAACATCCCGATTTCATTGGTCTTTTCGAGAATCAACATCAACAGCATCGAAATCAGGTTGAACGCTGCCACCAAAACAATGACCCCAATCAGCAATGGAATGATTTGCTCCTGAAGCCGAGTCCAAGCAAATAAGCCTTCTTGCGCTTCAAATACCGTTTGCACCTGAATGGGTAACTGGAAGCGGCTCGCCAAACCCAATTCACGGTCAACTTTTTGGGCGATTGCATGGGCCATTTCCAAACTTTCTACCCTCACATCCACCCGTGATGCCTCAAATGGACGATATCCCAGCATTTCACGGGCCTGGTGGATGTCCATAAAAGCAAATGCTTGCTCAAATTCCCGCATCCCCGAATCAAAAATGCCGGAAATTCTGAACGTTTTAATCGGAATATTGAGGGCATCTTCGGTGGATAAGGAATCTGACTCTTCGGGTTTAGAGAAAACCGTTACCCGATCATGCAATTTCAATTTCATCATCTGTGCCAATCCGCGACCAATAACCAATCCCGGTAGCCCTTCTTCGTTTGGCTCAAATGCAAAACGGCCTTCCCGAATGGTTCCGGATAAGTCTGGCGGCGGTCTTTCTACGCCACGCACCAACAGACCTTCAATATTCGCATCACCAGGGGCTTTAAGCAAGATATAATCCGAGATAATCGGCTCCACAAATTTCACTTCCGGCATATTATCCAAGCCAATTCGCAATATATCTAACCGAGAAATCGGTGTATTCCGCCAAGAAGTAATTTGTACATGTGACTCGAATGCCACAATTTTCCGCTCGATTTCTTTGCTGAAACCACGGACAATAGACAGGGTCAGTAATAAAGCAGCCACCCCAACGGCAACCCCACCCACCGATAAGTACGTAATAAATCTTAAGAAACGCCGACCTTTCGCTGGGTCTTCTGCGCTTCGTAGGTAGCGCATCGCCACAAATGGGATAAATCCTTTAAACATGCAGAGGGGTGAAGTTTAAATAAAGTCGGGAAGAGTACCCATGTTATTCGTTTAAAAACTTAAATTAAGCTCGGAATGCCTAAACCCTTTACCTTTACATCAATTTTTATGAACAACTCGCTTACCCAGATTCCGCATCCCTCCAATGAGCCCGTTCGTGCTTATGCGCCAGGCTCTCCGGAACGTACCGCGCTCCTGAAAAAAGTACAGGAAATGAAGGCCACGGCACATGAAATTGGGCCAATTGTGGACGGAAAAATGATCTTAACAGGTCTCACTGAAACGATTCATCCGCCCCATGAACACGCCCATGCCTTGGGTATTTTACACAACAGCACGCCCGAAGTGGTGGCACGAGCCATTTCCAATGCTATAGAAGCCCGTCATGACTGGATGCGCATGAACTGGCTGGATCGGGCAGCCATTTTCCTAAAAGCAGCCGACCTACTCGCCGGGCCGTGGCGCGACACCCTCAATGCAGCCACTATGCTCGGACAGAGCAAGAACGTATATCAAGCCGAAATTGACGCTGCCTGCGAACTCATTGATTTTTTAAGGTTTAATGCTTCGTATATGGAATTCATATACGCGCAACAACCCATTTCTTCGCCGGGTGTGTGGAACCGTCTGCAATATCGTGCCTTAGAAGGATTTGTTTTTGCCGTTGCCCCCTTTAATTTCACCGCTATTAGTGGCA contains these protein-coding regions:
- a CDS encoding thiol-disulfide oxidoreductase DCC family protein codes for the protein MKRPAMSLPDAPLILFDGVCNLCNASIQFIIDRDRKGLFRFASLQSDLGFSLRKSFDLASEEVDSVILIMEGRAFTHSDAALTIAKYLDGAWPMLFGLIVLPRFIRDGIYRFIARNRYKWFGKREHCRIPTPELRARFLG
- a CDS encoding ABC transporter permease, with product MFKGFIPFVAMRYLRSAEDPAKGRRFLRFITYLSVGGVAVGVAALLLTLSIVRGFSKEIERKIVAFESHVQITSWRNTPISRLDILRIGLDNMPEVKFVEPIISDYILLKAPGDANIEGLLVRGVERPPPDLSGTIREGRFAFEPNEEGLPGLVIGRGLAQMMKLKLHDRVTVFSKPEESDSLSTEDALNIPIKTFRISGIFDSGMREFEQAFAFMDIHQAREMLGYRPFEASRVDVRVESLEMAHAIAQKVDRELGLASRFQLPIQVQTVFEAQEGLFAWTRLQEQIIPLLIGVIVLVAAFNLISMLLMLILEKTNEIGMLQSLGASGKHIRRLFLTLGVMIGMVGSGLGMALAWGLAMLQLRFHLIPLPVESYFMDTAPIELSGVDFVIVPLFALLLCVVASYFPARFASKIDPIQTIRFNG